A region of the Pseudomonas silesiensis genome:
AAAGTTTTTATTGGTCGCAGACTGGTCCAAAAACCTGATTCTCGGGTGGAGCAGTCAGTGGCTTGCCAGCGGTATCAGCGTACCCGCTGAGATACCGTTCAAGGAGCACCTCTTGCCGACGGCCAAAACGCCTCAGTGAGTTGTGTTCAGTTCAGATCCATTAAGTAGGGGTTGCGTCGCATGTGTGGCATCGTCGGTATCGTCGGTAAGTCGAACGTCAATCAGGCGCTGTATGACGCGCTAACCGTCCTCCAGCACCGCGGCCAGGACGCTGCCGGTATCGTGACCAGCCATGATGGCCGGTTATTCCTGCGCAAGGACAATGGCCTGGTACGTGACGTGTTCCATCAGCGTCACATGCAGCGCCTGGTCGGCCACATGGGCATTGGCCATGTGCGTTACCCGACCGCGGGCAGCTCGACTTCGGCCGAAGCCCAACCGTTTTACGTCAACTCGCCTTACGGCATCACCCTGGCGCACAACGGTAACCTGACCAACGTTGAACAGCTGGCCAAGGAGATTTACGAATCTGACCTGCGCCACGTCAACACCAATTCCGATTCGGAAGTGCTGCTCAACGTGTTCGCCCACGAGCTGGCCCAACGCGGCAAGTTGCAGCCGACCGAAGAAGACGTGTTCGCCGCGGTCACTGACGTGCACAACCGTTGCGTCGGCGGCTACGCGGTCGTGGCGATGATCACCGGCTACGGCATCGTCGGTTTCCGCGACCCGCACGGCATCCGCCCGATCGTCTTCGGCCAGCGTCACACCGACGAAGGCGTCGAGTACATGATCGCCTCCGAAAGCGTGTCCCTGGACGTGCTCGGTTTCACCCTGATTCGCGACCTGGCGCCGGGCGAAGCGGTCTACATCACTGAAGACGGCAAGCTGCACACCCGCCAGTGCGCGACCAACCCGTCCCTGACCCCGTGCATCTTCGAACACGTCTACCTGGCGCGTCCGGACTCGATCATCGACGGCGTCTCGGTGTACAAGGCGCGCCTGCGCATGGGCGAGAAGCTCGCCGACAAGATCCTGCGCGAGCGTCCGGATCACGACATCGACGTGGTCATCCCGATCCCGGACACCAGCCGCACCGCGGCCCTGGAACTGGCGAACCACCTGGGCGTGAAGTTCCGCGAAGGCTTCGTGAAGAACCGCTACATCGGTCGGACCTTCATCATGCCGGGCCAGGCCGCACGGAAAAAATCCGTACGCCAGAAGCTCAACGCCATCGAACTGGAATTCCGCGGCAAGAACGTGATGCTGGTGGATGACTCGATCGTTCGCGGTACCACCTGCAAGCAGATCATCCAGATGGCGCGCGAAGCCGGCGCCAAGAACGTCTACTTCTGCTCCGCGGCACCGGCCGTGCGCTACCCGAACGTCTACGGCATCGACATGCCGAGCGCCCACGAACTGATCGCCCACAACCGTTCGACCCAGGACGTGGCCGACCTGATCGGCGCCGACTGGTTGATCTATCAGGACCTGCCTGACTTGATCGAAGCGGTCGGCGGCGGCAAGATCAAGATCGAGAAGTTCGATTGCGCGGTGTTCGACGGCCAGTACGTGACCGGCGACGTCGACGAGGCTTACCTGAACAAGATCGAGCAGGCCCGTAACGACGCCTCCAAGGTCAAGACCCAGGCGGTCAGTGCGATCATCGATCTGTACAACAACTAAGCTTCTACCGGCCTGCACCTGTAGGAGCGAGGCTTGCCCGCGAAGGCGGCATCACAGGCAACAATGATGTTGAATGTGATACCGCCTTCGCGGGCAAGCCTCGCTCCTACAGTAACGGGTGTGCCCCTCCAGGCCGGTTTTGTATCTACTACCGAGCAAGGCAAGGAGTGACAGCATGAGTCAGGATTGGGATGCCGGTCGGCTGGACAGCGACCTCGAAGGCGTAGCGTTCGATACCCTGGCCGTCCGCGCCGGTCAGCACCGCACGCCGGAAGCGGAACACGGTGATCCGATGTTCTTCACCTCCAGCTACGTGTTCCGTACCGCTGCCGACGCGGCGGCACGCTTTGCCGGGGAAGTGCCGGGCAACGTCTACTCGCGCTACACCAACCCGACCGTGCGTGCGTTCGAAGAGCGTATCGCCGCGCTGGAAAGCGCCGAGCAAGCGGTGGCCACGGCGACCGGCATGGCCGCGATCATGGCCGTGGTGATGAGCCTGTGCAGCGCCGGCGATCATGTGCTGGTGTCGCGCAGCGTCTTCGGCTCGACCATCAGCCTGTTCGAAAAGTACTTCAAGCGTTTTGGCATCGAAGTCGACTACGTGCCCCTGGCGGACCTGTCCGGCTGGGATGCGGCAATCAAGGCTAATACTAAATTGCTGTTCGTCGAGTCGCCGTCCAACCCGCTGGCGGAATTGGTGGACATCGCCGAACTGTCGAACATCGCTCACGCCAAAGGCGCGATGCTGGTGGTCGACAACTGCTTCTGCACCCCGGCATTGCAGCAGCCACTGAAGCTGGGCGCGGACATCGTCGTGCACTCGGCGACCAAGTTCATCGACGGCCAGGGCCGTTGCATGGGCGGTGTGGTAGCCGGTCGCAGCGAGCAGATGAAAGAAGTGGTCGGTTTCCTGCGCACCGCCGGGCCGACCCTGAGCCCGTTCAACGCCTGGATCTTCCTCAAGGGCCTGGAAACCCTGGGCCTGCGGATGAAGGCCCATTGTGCCAACGCCCAGCAACTGGCCGAATGGCTGGAGCAGCAGGACGGCATCGAGAAAGTCCATTACGCCGGCCTCCAGAGCCATCCGCAGCACGAACTGGCCTTGCGCCAGCAGAAGGGCTTCGGCGCGGTAGTGAGCTTTGAAGTCAAGGGCGGCAAAGAGGGCGCCTGGCGCTTTATCGATGCGACCCGGCTGATTTCCATCACCGCCAACCTCGGCGACACCAAGACCACCATCACTCACCCGAGCACCACCTCCCACGGCCGTCTGGCGCCGCAGGAACGTGAAGCCGCGGGCATTCGTGACAGCCTGATCCGCATCGCGGTCGGCCTGGAAGACGTGGCAGACCTGCAAGCCGATCTGGCGCGCGGCCTGGCGGCGCTGTGATCGAACTGTCGAGGCCGGGCACGGGCACCAACGGCCGCGTCGCCCTGGTCACCGGTGCCGCCCGCGGCATCGGGCTGGGCATTGCGGCCTGGCTGATCAGCGAAGGCTGGCAAGTGGTGTTGACCGACCTGGACCGGGTGCGCGGCTCGAAAGTGGCGAAGGTGCTGGGCGACAACGCCTGGTTCATCGCCATGGATGTTTCCAACGAAGGGCAGGTGGCGCTGGGCGTTGCCGAGGTGCTGGGGCAATTCGGGCGCCTGGATGCGCTGGTGTGCAACGCGGCGGTGGCCGATCCGCACAACATCACCCTGGAAAGCCTCGATCTGGCGTACTGGAACCGAGTGCTGGCGGTGAACCTCAGCGGGCCGATGCTGTTGGCCAAGCACTGTGCGCCGTACCTGCGCGCTCACAGCGGTGCGATCGTCAACCTGGCCTCGACCCGCGCCGGGCAGTCGGAACCCGACACCGAGGCCTACGCGGCGAGCAAGGGCGGTCTGCTGGCCCTGACGCACGCGTTGGCGATCAGCCTCGGGCCGGAAATCCGCGTCAACGCGGTCAGCCCGGGCTGGATCGATGCGCGGGACCCGTCGGTGCGCCGTGCCGAGCCGCTGACCGATGCCGACCATGCCCAGCATCCCGCGGGCAGGGTGGGGACGGTGGAGGATGTGGCGGCGATGGTGGCCTGGTTGCTGTCGAGGAATGCCGGGTTTGTCACGGGGCAGGAGTTCGTGGTGGATGGTGGCATGACCAAGAAGATGATTTACAGCGAATAAATCCCCATCGACCTGGCCAGCATTTGTGTTGACTGTGCCGCCGCCATCGCGGGCAAGCCCGCTCCCACAGGGTTCTCCTGGGTGTGAAAAAAAGTGTGCACACCGGAGATCCCTGTGGGAGCGGGCTTGCCCGCGAAGGCGATCTGACTGCAAAAGGATGATTGTGGGTAATGCCATCATCTTGCGAAATGACACGATTTTGTCTTTTTCAGAAAAACTTCAAGCAGGCTATTGACTTAGCTTCGTTAGGTGCGTAAATTTCGCGGCCTCAGAGAAGCAAAGGGTGATTAGCTCAGCTGGGAGAGCGTCTGCCTTACAAGCAGAATGTCGGCGGTTCGATCCCGTCATCACCCACCACTTCTTGAGAGTCTTGCGTAAGCAAGAAGGAAGCTGAAAAGCCTCCACCGACGCGCAGCGGTAGTTCAGTCGGTTAGAATACCGGCCTGTCACGCCGGGGGTCGCGGGTTCGAGTCCCGTCCGCTGCGCCATATTTGCGAGTCAGGTATTACCTGGCCCGAGATTGAAAAGCCTCGAAGCTTTCCAGTCACACGAGTTACTTGGGCGAAAGTCCAAAGCGATACGCAGCGGTAGTTCAGTCGGTTAGAATACCGGCCTGTCACGCCGGGGGTCGCGGGTTCGAGTCCCGTCCGCTGCGCCATATCTGCATCAAGGCCCACTGAACGCCTTGACGCTACGAAAAAGATTGCTGGCAAGCCAGTATCTGATTCGAGTCGATAGCAAAGACCCTGGTCGAAAGGCCGGGGTTTTTTGTGTCTGCGATTTGGCTTTTTCCTGCATTTCCCTCCTGCCGCCTAACCGCTTGATGCCCGTCGATCCGTTAGGCGCGATGATCCTGTCTTTCTCAATGCGGCTTCTCCAGCGTGCACAGACCTGACCAGTCGGGGCCTGTGAGCCCAATGGGCCTGTCTTTCCTTCACGTCAGCCACTGTTTCCCCGCGCTAAACCGTATAAAAGGCTTGGTTTGCAGCAACAACACTAATTAGAATGAGTCGCATTTAAAATATTTCCTGCGCAGGGTTCCTTGACATGAGTGAAGCAGCGATGCCGGCGGCGCAACATTTCCACGACTTGTACCGCGACCATCGTGGCTGGCTCGAAAGCTGGTTGAGGCGACGCATGAGCAACGGCAGCGACGCGGCGGACCTGAGCCAGGATACCTTCCTGCGGGTGCTTGCCAGTTCCCAGCGCATTGCCGAGCTGCAGGAACCCCGCGCCTATCTGGCGACCGTCGGCAAGCGGCTGCTCGCCAACTTCTACAAGCGTCGCAGTCTCGAGCAGGCCTACCTCGATGCCCTGATGCTGTTGCCGGAAGAGTGTGTGCCGTCCCCCGAGCAACGCTGGTTGCTGCTGGAAGCGCTGCAAGCCCTGGACGAACTGCTCGATGGCTTGCCGGTCGCGGTGCGACGGGCTTTTCTCTGGAGCCAGCTGGAAGGCCTGGGTTACGCCGAGATAGCCGAGCGCCTGCAAGTCTCCGAGCGCACGATCAAGCGCTATATGGCCCAAGCCTACGAACATTGCCTGCTGGTGGAATGGTGACAGGTTCGCCCCCTTCGGCCGAAGCTCGCCAGGTGGTGCGAGCCGCCGCTCAATGGCTTGCACTCATGGAATCGGGGGCCGCCAGTGACCGTGACCGGGCCAATCTGCAGCACTGGCGTGACAGCCACCCCAGTCACGAACACGCCTGGCAGAAGGCCCAGCTGTTGCGCCAACGCTTTGCCGACCTCCCGTCGACACTGGCCATGGCCAGTCTCGATCGGCCTCAGGCCAGTCGGCGCAAGGTGCTCAAGCGTGCTGTGGGGGCGGTGGCGCTGGTGCCGGCCGCCTGGCTGATCAGTCGACAGCTTCCGGTGGATGTGTGGCGCGCCGACCTGCGAACCGCAACCGGGGAGGGCAAGAAGGTCCAGTTGGCCGATGGCAGCTCGCTGCAACTGAACACGGCGAGTGCCGTCGACATCGACTTGCAGAACCGGCGACTGACCCTGGTGGAAGGCGAAATCGCGCTGAACGTGCCCGGGATCTCGCCGCTGACGGTTCAGACGCAGTTCGGGCAAGTGGTCGTCAGTCAGGGGCAGGTATGCGTTCGTCAGCGACAGACGGGTTGCCGGGTCTCAGTGCTCAAAGGCGCGGTGCAGTTGCAGCCGTTGCGCGGTCCGGTTTTTTCGTTGGGCGCCGGCCAGCAAGTCAGCCTGCTGGCGGCGGGTGCAGATGCGGTGGAGCCCTTCGACGTGCTCGCCCCAGGCTGGCGTGACGGCGTGCTGATGGCGCAGAACCAGCCCCTGGGGGATTTTTTGCGCGAACTCAGCAGCTATCGCCCGGGCGTGTTGCGCTGGGAGCCGGCGCTCGAATCCCTGCGCGTCACCGGCAGTTTCCGTCTGGAAGACACCGATCGCATCCTGTCGTTGCTGGCCGCCAGCTTGCCGCTGGAGGTGCATAGGCGCACCCGGTACTGGGTGACTTTATTGCCGCGCAAAAATATGGCATGAGGCGTGTCCCCTTTTTTCGCTCCGCTTGTCATTCAAGGCATGTGAAACGAAATCAGAGAGATTCTCAATGCTTCCAGTGATGGCCTGCAGTACGCGTCTGGCTTCTTCCAGGCTGCGCCCGTTGTTGCACCTGAGTCTGCTGTTGAGTCTGGGTGCCTGTCCTTTATTCGTCGCGGTCAGCTATGCCGAAGATTCTCCTCGTCGCAGTTATCAGGTGCCCGCCGGCAGCCTCAGCGCCGCGTTGACCCGCTTCGCCGGATTGGCCGGAGTCAACCTGTCGGTGGACCCGGCGCTGGTAAGCGGTCGCAACAGTCCCGGGTTGTCGGGGGACTACGCAGTGGAGGAGGGCTTTGCCCGGTTGCTGCAGGGTTCCGGCCTGCAATTGCAGCCGGTGGGCGAACAAGCTTACATCCTGACCCCGGCGCCGGAAGGCGGTAGCCTGCAACTGGCCCCCACCTCGATTCTCGGCGCCACGGGCGGCGAGGGCGGCGATGTCTATGCCGGCGGCCAGGTCGCGCGCCGCAGTTCCCAAGGCTTGCTCGGCTCCAGGGACTTCATGGAAACGCCCTTCAGCGTGACCACCTACACCAGTGAAGCGGTCAAGAACCAGCAGGCTCGAACCCTGGGCGAGCTGATCGCCAGCGATCCCTCGGTCCGCGCCACCAACCCGGCGGGCGGGCGCTATGAGCAGTTCACCATTCGCGGGTTGAGCCTGTTCAACAGCGATGTCGCCTACAACGGTCTGTACGGCATCCTGCCGACCTATTCGATCGACATGGAGATGGCGGACCGCGTCGACGTCATCAAAGGCCCGAGCCAGCTGATCAACGGCATCTCGCCACGGGGCAGCGTGGGGGGCGGGATCAACGTGGAGCCCAAGCGCGCGACCGACAAGCCCATCACCTCGTTTACCGGCATGTACGCGTCCGACAGCCAGGTCGGTGGTGCCGTGGATGTCGGCCGGCGCTTTGGTGAAGACAACAAGTTCGGCCTGCGTTTCAACGGCGTGAAGCAGTCCGGCGATACCGAATGGGATCACCAGAATGTCGACCGCGAGATGGCCGTGCTGGGCCTGGATTTTCGCGGTGAGCGCCTGCGACTGTCGACGGACATCGGGCGCACCGAGCGTGACACCGACGCCCCCCAGGAACGGGTGCAGGTCGGCCCCAACGCGCAGGTCCCCCGGGCCGGCGATGTGCGCCGCAACTATGCGCAGCCCTGGAGCCAGGCGAGCACCAACGACACCTTCGGCACTGTGAACGCCGAGTACGATGTCAACGATTCCGTCATGCTGTACGGCGGTGCGGGTGCGCGCAAAAGTAATCATGACTTCCTGCGCCATGCCGTTGCGGTCACCAACGACGCCGGCGATTTCAGCGTGCAACCCCGTGATTTTACCCGGGACGAAAATGTGCGGACGGCCACGGCAGGGGTGCGCAACTGGTTCCATACCGGCCCGGTGAGCCACGAAGTCAACCTGGCCGCCAGCTACTTCTACATGGACTTTGAAAACGGTGGTGCCCGTTATGGCGCGGCCCCGAGCAACATCTACAACCCGGTGGAAACACCCACCCCGAACACCCCGACCCGACAGGATTCGAAGGTCTACACCGAGAACCGCTTCAGCGGCGTGGCGTTGTCCGACACCCTCGGCTTCTTCGATGACCGGCTGCTGCTGACCCTCGGCGCCCGTTGGCAGCGGGTCAAGGTTGACGACTGGGCGGATAACGTCAAAGGCGACACCGCCTACGATGAGGAAAAGGTCTCGCCGTCGGGCGGCATCCTGTTCAAGGCGACCGACAAGCTGTCGCTGTATGCCAACTACATGGAAGGCCTGAGCCAGGGCAAGATCGCGCCATCGACCTCGGTGAACGAGGACGAGATCTTCCCGCCGTTCATCAGCCGCCAGGTCGAGGTCGGTGCCAAGTATGACGCCGGTGCATTCGCCGTGACCGCCGCAGTGTTCCGGATCAAGCAGCCGGCCTACGAGACCAACGCCACCACGCGGGTCTTCGGGCCCAACGGCAAGCGCGAGAACACGGGTGTGGAGCTGAGCGTGTTCGGCGAACCGCTC
Encoded here:
- a CDS encoding FecR domain-containing protein, whose product is MVTGSPPSAEARQVVRAAAQWLALMESGAASDRDRANLQHWRDSHPSHEHAWQKAQLLRQRFADLPSTLAMASLDRPQASRRKVLKRAVGAVALVPAAWLISRQLPVDVWRADLRTATGEGKKVQLADGSSLQLNTASAVDIDLQNRRLTLVEGEIALNVPGISPLTVQTQFGQVVVSQGQVCVRQRQTGCRVSVLKGAVQLQPLRGPVFSLGAGQQVSLLAAGADAVEPFDVLAPGWRDGVLMAQNQPLGDFLRELSSYRPGVLRWEPALESLRVTGSFRLEDTDRILSLLAASLPLEVHRRTRYWVTLLPRKNMA
- a CDS encoding O-succinylhomoserine sulfhydrylase, encoding MSQDWDAGRLDSDLEGVAFDTLAVRAGQHRTPEAEHGDPMFFTSSYVFRTAADAAARFAGEVPGNVYSRYTNPTVRAFEERIAALESAEQAVATATGMAAIMAVVMSLCSAGDHVLVSRSVFGSTISLFEKYFKRFGIEVDYVPLADLSGWDAAIKANTKLLFVESPSNPLAELVDIAELSNIAHAKGAMLVVDNCFCTPALQQPLKLGADIVVHSATKFIDGQGRCMGGVVAGRSEQMKEVVGFLRTAGPTLSPFNAWIFLKGLETLGLRMKAHCANAQQLAEWLEQQDGIEKVHYAGLQSHPQHELALRQQKGFGAVVSFEVKGGKEGAWRFIDATRLISITANLGDTKTTITHPSTTSHGRLAPQEREAAGIRDSLIRIAVGLEDVADLQADLARGLAAL
- the purF gene encoding amidophosphoribosyltransferase, with translation MCGIVGIVGKSNVNQALYDALTVLQHRGQDAAGIVTSHDGRLFLRKDNGLVRDVFHQRHMQRLVGHMGIGHVRYPTAGSSTSAEAQPFYVNSPYGITLAHNGNLTNVEQLAKEIYESDLRHVNTNSDSEVLLNVFAHELAQRGKLQPTEEDVFAAVTDVHNRCVGGYAVVAMITGYGIVGFRDPHGIRPIVFGQRHTDEGVEYMIASESVSLDVLGFTLIRDLAPGEAVYITEDGKLHTRQCATNPSLTPCIFEHVYLARPDSIIDGVSVYKARLRMGEKLADKILRERPDHDIDVVIPIPDTSRTAALELANHLGVKFREGFVKNRYIGRTFIMPGQAARKKSVRQKLNAIELEFRGKNVMLVDDSIVRGTTCKQIIQMAREAGAKNVYFCSAAPAVRYPNVYGIDMPSAHELIAHNRSTQDVADLIGADWLIYQDLPDLIEAVGGGKIKIEKFDCAVFDGQYVTGDVDEAYLNKIEQARNDASKVKTQAVSAIIDLYNN
- a CDS encoding SDR family oxidoreductase encodes the protein MIELSRPGTGTNGRVALVTGAARGIGLGIAAWLISEGWQVVLTDLDRVRGSKVAKVLGDNAWFIAMDVSNEGQVALGVAEVLGQFGRLDALVCNAAVADPHNITLESLDLAYWNRVLAVNLSGPMLLAKHCAPYLRAHSGAIVNLASTRAGQSEPDTEAYAASKGGLLALTHALAISLGPEIRVNAVSPGWIDARDPSVRRAEPLTDADHAQHPAGRVGTVEDVAAMVAWLLSRNAGFVTGQEFVVDGGMTKKMIYSE
- a CDS encoding sigma-70 family RNA polymerase sigma factor; the encoded protein is MSEAAMPAAQHFHDLYRDHRGWLESWLRRRMSNGSDAADLSQDTFLRVLASSQRIAELQEPRAYLATVGKRLLANFYKRRSLEQAYLDALMLLPEECVPSPEQRWLLLEALQALDELLDGLPVAVRRAFLWSQLEGLGYAEIAERLQVSERTIKRYMAQAYEHCLLVEW
- a CDS encoding TonB-dependent receptor → MLPVMACSTRLASSRLRPLLHLSLLLSLGACPLFVAVSYAEDSPRRSYQVPAGSLSAALTRFAGLAGVNLSVDPALVSGRNSPGLSGDYAVEEGFARLLQGSGLQLQPVGEQAYILTPAPEGGSLQLAPTSILGATGGEGGDVYAGGQVARRSSQGLLGSRDFMETPFSVTTYTSEAVKNQQARTLGELIASDPSVRATNPAGGRYEQFTIRGLSLFNSDVAYNGLYGILPTYSIDMEMADRVDVIKGPSQLINGISPRGSVGGGINVEPKRATDKPITSFTGMYASDSQVGGAVDVGRRFGEDNKFGLRFNGVKQSGDTEWDHQNVDREMAVLGLDFRGERLRLSTDIGRTERDTDAPQERVQVGPNAQVPRAGDVRRNYAQPWSQASTNDTFGTVNAEYDVNDSVMLYGGAGARKSNHDFLRHAVAVTNDAGDFSVQPRDFTRDENVRTATAGVRNWFHTGPVSHEVNLAASYFYMDFENGGARYGAAPSNIYNPVETPTPNTPTRQDSKVYTENRFSGVALSDTLGFFDDRLLLTLGARWQRVKVDDWADNVKGDTAYDEEKVSPSGGILFKATDKLSLYANYMEGLSQGKIAPSTSVNEDEIFPPFISRQVEVGAKYDAGAFAVTAAVFRIKQPAYETNATTRVFGPNGKRENTGVELSVFGEPLDGFRLLGGVMYIDSKLKETTNGTFDGNRAPATPKYNVNLGAEWDVPNVQGLTLTSRGIYSSSQYLDQSNNKEIDSWERFDVGARYAFKVEQKNVTLRANIENVADKRYWSSAGASDDSEPGLTLSTPRTYLLSATVDF